The sequence TGGGAGTAATCCTAAGTTATTCCCACACGGTTGCCGGGCTTGCCCGGCGGTTTTATCCTAGCGTCTCTCATCGGACGTAATGCCTCCCTGTTCACTCAGGCCCCGCTTATGCGGGGCTTTTTTTTTAAAGACAGAGCATTACAGAGTTACCCGTCACTCCACAGGCAAACGCACACGGACAAGCCCCCTGAAATCGTTTGGGTCTTGCACCTCACCCCCACGAACAATTTCAACACGCCCACTGCGCGCCAAGCTAAGCACCTGCTGCTTGACCGGATTCATGAAACGGCGCCAGCCATCATCAGGATCCTTTGGGCGGCGGCGCTGGGAGAAATATACCTTGGCGATTTCTTGCGCACTGACGCCACGCATACCGGCTTCAGCAGCCATGGATAACACAAGATTCACTATAGGATCCCCCTTGGGGGATTCAGGGACAGCATCAGTCATCACAGTCTCGTACATACAAAGCAGTTCTGCATGCAATAGAGGCTCTACGAGGATCATGCAAGCCCTCGAAGAGGAAACTACTCAATAAGGTCGTGCCGCCGCCGCAGGTCCTTGAGGGTACCGTCACCCGCCATCACGACCAAGGCTGCATTAAACCGTTCAACAATTTCAGCCGCATCAGCGCGATGACGCGAAACACCGGCAACCAAGGGCGTTTCGTGGATAGCGCCCCGAGTCAGACGAATATCACCCGCCAACGCGGACAGCGAACGACGCAACTGGCTGCGCATAAGCCCTTCATCATCCAGCGTCGCATCCAGTCCACCCGTGGCAACCGCACGAATATTGTCCTCTACAGATGGCCCGACGACCCTTTGGATATAGGGTGCATCAAGAAAATCAGGGGGATAACCATAACCGGCAACAACCCCCACTTTCTTTCCCTTCAGATCCTCTAGCCGCGTATATTCAAAGGAATCCGTCTTCGCTACAGCAAAAACCAAGCGGTTTGCATGCAGGAGGCGTGTAAAAATGAGAAAACTCTCCCGCGACGGCACATACCAAGAACAGGTAATGACATCGGCTTCCCCGCTGGACACACTTTCCAGAACCTTGCGCCAGTCCATAAGCTGTATTTCAACCTTATACCCGGCTCTTTCCAGCGCCGTTTTGGTCACATCCGGGCAGAACCCCTGTTCCTTCAGGTCATGATCGGAATAAGGGGGGTAATGCTCCAGACTGGCAACAACCAAAACATCAGAAGCAGCAAGAGATCCCTTGGAAAGCAAGGACAGCAGAAGCACTGTCAGAATATCCCGGATCCACCTCCAACGGTGGAAACCATTTTTTTCCATAGCCCCACCCCCCCCTAAACAATAGAAAAAGAGCCGCCGGACTTTACGCGGCGGCTCTCTGAAAGCCTTCTGGAAGGCTAGATCAATGTTCCACATCCTTCCAGATCTGGCGCTTCAGGGCATAGAAAAGCGCCGTCATCACCAGAAGGAAAATCATCACCTTAACACCCAATGACTTACGCGCTTCCAGTTCCGGCTCAGCTGACCAATTCAGGAAGGCAACAATATCACGGCTGATCGCTGCCGCCGTATTCGGAGATCCGTCAGGGTAGGTAACAGTCTCGTCATAAATCATCTGCGGCATGCCAATCTGGTGCCCAGGGAAGGCCGGGTTATAGTACATCCCCGCCATAACCTCTGTACCCTTTGGCGGCTCTTCATAAGATGTCAGGAGGGTAAAGAGATAGTCAGGGCCATGGGGACGAGCCTTGGCCATCAGGGACAGGTCAGGCGGTAAAGCCCCACCGTTTGCAGCACGCGCTGCCTGATCATTGGCATAAGGCCCCTTGATCGGGTCGGCCGGAACACCAGGGCGAATCTTCGGCTCGCCGCTGTCATCAAAGCCATCCTGATATTCAAAGGCCGCCGCATAGTCTTTGACTTCATCCTCGGTCAGGCCAATCTCTGCCAAATTGCGATAGCGGATCAGCTTGAGGCTGTGACAGGTCGCGCATACCTCTTGATACACCTGCAACCCACGACGAAGCTGGGCACGGTCATAATGACCAAACACACCCTGCCAAGACCAAGGTTGCGTTACCAGCTTGGTATCGGTCCCGGCAGCATAAGCAGGGGAGAGAAGAGCGACAACAGACCATCCAAGCGCCACAACGGCGGCAATAAGAAGCTTTTGCATCAGGCGCTCTCCGTCGCAGCTTTCTTCGTGACCGCAAGCGCAATGCTTTCCGGCAGGGGACGCGGCTTCTCAAGCCAGCCAACCAGCGGCGTAACGACCAGAAGATGGATAAAATACCAGGCGGTTGCAATCTGACCAATCAGGATATAGGGCTCTTCAGCCGGCTTGCCCCCGATGTAACCCAAAAGCATGCAATCCGCGATGAACAGCATCACAAACCACTTGTAAACCGGACGGAAAGTACAGGAACGAACCTTGGACGTATCCAGCCACGGCATGGCAGCCAAAATGACAATGGCACCAAACATCAGCAAAACGCCGCCTAGTTTGTCCGGTACAGCACGCAAAATGGCGTAGAACGGCAGGAAATACCACTCAGGAACAATGTGCGCCGGTGTCACCATCGGGTTGGCCGGAATGTAATTGTCCGGATGACCTAGATAATTCGGTGCCCAAAACACAAACACCATGAAAAACATCATAAACACGCCCACACCAAACAAATCCTTGATGGTGTAGTACGGATGAAATGGCAGGCTATCCTGCGGACCCTTCATATTAATTCCAAGCGGATTGTTGGAACTGACAGTATGCAAGGCCCATACGTGCAAGACGACGATACCAACCAGCACGAATGGCAATAGGAAGTGAAGGGCAAAGAAACGGTTCAAGGTCGGGTTATCAACCGAGAAACCACCCCACAGCCACGTCACAATATGCTCACCAACCAAAGGAATAGCTGAAAACAGGTTGGTGATAACCGTGGCTCCCCAGAAGGACATCTGTCCCCAAGGCAGAACGTAGCCCATAAAGGCAGTCCCCATCATGATCAGCATGATGATCAGCCCAAGCCACCACAAAACCTCCCGCGGGGGTTTGTAAGAGCCATAATAGAAGGCGCGCACCATGTGCAGGTAAACCACGATAAAGAACATCGAGGCCCCGTTCGCATGCACATAGCGCATCAACCAGCCATAGTTGACATCGCGCATGATGCGCTCGACGGAAACAAAGGCCAGACCGGTGTTGGCCGCATAGTTCATGGCCAGGAACAAGCCGGATAAAATCATGATGACAAGAACCAAGCCGGCCAAGGAACCAAAGTTCCACCAGTAGCTCAGATTCTTGGGGGTCGGATATTCATAGGCCGTATGATGCAGCATGGAGAAGACGGGCAGACGCTCGTCCAGCCACTTGATGGCCTTGCTTTTTGGAACGAAACTCATCCTGTGCGCCCCTCTCAACCAATCTTCACGGTGTTCTCGCCCAGAAACGCGTATTCCGGGATATGCAGGTTAAGCGGCGCAGGCCCCTTGCGAATACGCCCCGAGGTATCGTAGTGCGACCCGTGGCATGGACAAAACCAGCCGCCAAAATCACCCTTGGGGTCAACAGCTTTCTGGCCAAGCGGAATACACCCAAGGTGGGTGCACACACCAACCATCACCAGCCACTGCGCCTTCTTGACGCGCGCTTCGTCTTTCTGGGGATCACGAAGATCCGCCGTATTCACAGCACGAGCGGCCTCAATCTCTGCAGCTGTACGATGACGTACGAAAACTGGCTTGCCGCGCCACATCACGGTGATCGCCTGCCCTTCCGCAATGGGCGTAAGATCCACCTCGGTCGACGCAAGAGCCAAAGTGTCAGCCGCCGGATTCATGCTGTGAACAAACGGCCACAAGGCAAGGCCGGCACCGGCCACCCCGACAGCTGTCGATGCATACAGCAAGAAATCGCGACGGGTCTCGCCATCAGATGAACCGTTAGCGGGATTCGCCGTGTCAGCCATCCTCTAAACCCCTCTCCATAGCACGCTGGGGAAACGCGCAAACGCTGAAAAAAACACGCACCCAGCCCCGTCGGCCCCTGGTACGCCTGATATTCGGTATGCCCTGCCCCCGTTTCCCGACGGAGACACAGCCCATCCGCGCGGTATAAAACAAATCAGACCCTTTGAAAAGTCATCGGCTTTCGCAGATGGCCATTTGACATTGTACCCGGAGATACCACGATGCGCATCGCGCTTTATCAACCCGATATTCCCCAGAATGCCGGTGCCATGATTCGCTTGACCGCTTGCCTTGGCCTAGAACTGGATATTATCGGTCCTTGCGGATTCGTACACGATGATAGTCGCATGCGGCGGGCAGGTCTCGACTATTCCCAGCGGACACATACCCTGTGGCATAGATCATGGTCTGCTTTTCTTGATGAACACATATGCCGCAAAAGCCGCCTTGTCCTGCTGACAACGCGGGCCTCGACACCACATACAGACGTGATGTTCCATCCTGATGATACACTTCTGCTGGGGCGTGAAAGCTGCGGGGTCCCAGCAGAAGTCCATGACCGCTCCGACTTGCAAATATGTGTGCCAATGAAACCGGGCATGCGGTCACTGAATGTTGTCACAGCAGCAGCTATGATTACCGGGGAAGCCCTGCGCCAGACCAACGGCTTTCACCCTGTTCATGCATCACAGGTCTGAAGCGGAAGAATGCCGCAGATACAGATATGTCCTTGCAGCCACACATGACATGAAAGAACTATCACAGCCGGAAGATCAGGTCATCTTCCTCGCGCAGGGGGGCAGGAACACGCAATGGTGCAGGTTCATCCGCCCAGCGCACCGCAGCAACCGGACGAATATCCTGGCGTCGCAACATGTCTTCGGCCCGCTGCAAATTCTTTTCGATGGTTGTGTACAAAGCTCGGCCACGGCCACCATTCTCGCGGTATACAGCCAAAGCGTCACGAAAAGCAGCAGCGGCCAACCGCAAAAACTCTGGATCGCTTGTGTACTTTGCCATCAGGAACAGGGCAGATCCCATGTTGTTCCGTGTGGCTGCAAACAGGTGTGGAGCCGCTTCCGGGGTGCGTACCTCCAGCGCGACACGGCACAGGTCCACAGCCTTGCCCAAGACCTCGATATTCCGGTTATGATCCCCCCAGACCTGCAAGGCCTGAGCCATGGCATGCATGGCGTCGGACCAGCGCCACGGATCATCGGCACGATTGATCACACCCGTTGCGTCCCGGAAACTCAGCAAAGCCTCACGCAGGGTATGGTCATCACCCGTCATCAAGTCCAGACGGAACAGGGCGGTGCCAATACGGTACTGCAACCGCCCCCATAACTGGGGATCATCATCACGCTGAACACCCCGCAACCCGTTGCGATAGATCTGCACAGCCTCGCGCAGGGTTTGCTCGTCATCACTTTTCTCGGCATGCCCCTGAACAACCATCCCCAAGGCCAAGGACAGACGGGCCACGCCACGGGTATCATCGGACAAGAGGTTCAGCGCACTGCGCCATGCCTCTGCCGCGCGCTCCTGAAGGTCGGAACGGCGAATGCAATTGGCCGCCGTTGCCGCCACATAGCCATAGATGGCAAGCAACTGACCGACAGCCGCCGCATCAAGCTGTTCCGGCGGATTAAACACAACGTCAGCCGCCTGATCAGTCAGGGTTACCAAGGCCATACTGTCATCAGCAGTCATCAACGGCTGAAATCCGTTGGCAAAGGCAGTCAGGACACATGCCTTCAGCAAGGGGGCCCAACGCGCATCGAAATCAGCAGGAAGGATCAGTGCCTGATCAGGTGGAAGCCCACCCGGACGATCACCAACCGGTGGCGTCGTGGTGCAAAACCGGAGTTCGATCAGGCGCCCGTCGCCAGTTTCCCCTCCCCAGACAAGAACATCGACACGCTCGTCCTCCAGCATGCGGCGCGCCCGGGCCTGCGACGCGGCTGCACTGTAAACCGGCATACCCAGCGCCGGTGGAAACAAAGAACCCGACGACGGCTTGACCACCATGTGCTCAAGCCCACTCAGCGCCTCGATTAGATAGGGGCGCTGGTCGTACTCGGGCTCAAGGGACAGAGGGGTCACCATAATGGTACGAACCCGGCGCCGCGCAGCCCGGGCCTTGATACCCGGTACAAAAGCCCGCGCAAGACGCCCGAACAGAGAATTGGAACGACGCCCCACCTCCCATGACGGAACACCCGGCGGAGGAACAGAGGCCGGCGGTCCACTCAGGGCAACAAGCTCACGACTGGCTGACAGCACCGGATCCGTCAGGTCAATATCACCACGCACCAAGCGCTCGTCCGTATCCCGCTGCCGCTTGGCCAGCTGAGTCATGATCTTCAGGGCAGACGCCGGATCGGTCTGAATAGCCTTCAGGAACTCAGACCGCGGAATGGCCTTGGCAATGACATCGGTATCTGCACGGGCTGTAAAGCTTCGGGCGCTGTTATCCAGAATCCCGCTTTCCCCGAACAGGTCACCACGCCCCAGAATGGACAAGCGCATCGGCGCGCCCGTAACACCGGACTTGACCAACTCAACGCGGCCACTTTCAATCACCCAAGCCGCATCACTGTCATCCCCCTCGCGGAAGATGATATCACCAGCCAGAAAATGGCGCGTTTCACTGCGCACGGTGCCCCCCTGACAAACAGATCATGGTACCTTAGCCCCCACTTTCAGACGATGTAGCAGACGGCTCCACACCGTCGGCATAACGGATAGCGCCTTGGAAAACACGCCCAATTGCAGGCCCCCTTCGGGCCTCAACAAAATGATTTCCGTTATCATCCTGTCCCATGCCCAACACAATAGCACCGCTTTCGATTTCCTTGGCAACCTGATCATCCGGCAATCCAAGAGCCTTGGCGACAGAGGCAATCAACGTGCTGATTTGTTGATAGTGTTCACGGGTCTCCACAATATGTCACTCCATATCCACAAGCATGCCGACCAGAGTGCGACATTGCAGCCATCCGGGCAAGAGCTTCCCCCCTGCATTATCTTGCTGGTACAGTGCGTGCTCGAACTTTTGTCGTACCGGAGCATCAGCCCCTCATGACCTCTGCCGCTTCTGTTTCCTCGCTACCTGCTGCACCTTTAATCGTTATACCTGCCCGCATGGCTTCAACCCGTCTGCCCGGAAAGCCCTTGGCTGACCTGTGTGGAGAGCCAATGATTGTCCACGTCTGGCGGCGAGCCATCGAGGCAGACGTCGGGCCGGTTGTTGTCGCCTGTGCTGAACCCGAGATTGCTGCAGTAATACAGAAGGCCGGTGGCTTGGCCCTGCTGACACCTCCGGATCTTCCTTCGGGGTCAGATCGTGTCTGGCATGCGGTCCAGCAGTTTGACCCTGAAGGACGGCACCCCGTTATCATCAATGTTCAGGGAGATCTGCCAACTCTGGACCCATCCCTGATTCGCGCAGCACTTGAACCCCTGCACGACGAACAGGTTGACATCGCCACCCTAGTTGCGCCCGTTTCCGATCCGGAAGAACGCACCAGCCCCGACGTGGTCAAGGCCATCACAGCGCTGCCTGTCTCCGGACAGCCCTCTATCGCGCGTGCACTGGCTTTTACACGGGCCACAGCACCATGGGGAGACGGGCCGCTATGGCATCATATTGGCCTCTACGCCTATCGACGGGAGGCACTGGAGCGCTTTGTCAGTCTGCCCCCGTCACCGTTGGAGCGCCGCGAAAAACTGGAACAACTGCGAGCCCTAGAGTACGGAATGCGCATTGACTGCGTGCGCGTCCAGACCGTTCCCTTGGGCGTTGACACACCCGCCGATCTTGAGAAAGCCCGTTCTATCCTGAACTCTAAAAAACCGTAAGTCCCATGCCAAACACACAACACTCCATGTCTGTTGCATTCCAGGGAATGCCCGGCGCTTACTCCCACATCGCATGCAGCGACGTTTTTCCTGACCTTGATGTCTTGCCCTGTATCAGCTTTGAAGATGCGTTGGCGGCTGTGCGCAATGAACAGGCTCGCTACGCCATGATTCCGATTGAAAATTCACTGGCCGGACGTGTGGCGGATATTCACCACCTGCTACCGGATTCCGGCCTCCATATCATCGGAGAGTATTACCTGCCAGTGCACCACCATCTTCTGGGTGTGCCTGGATCAAGGCTGGAAGATATACGCACGGTATACAGCCATGTTCATGCCATTGGCCAGTGCCGTACACTGATCCGTGACTTGGGACTAAATGCTGTCATTGCCGCTGATACCGCCGGCAGCGCCCGTGATATCGCAAGCTTGGGTGACCCACAGGTCGCCGCCATTGCATCCGCACTGGCCGGCGAGATTCATGGGCTGGTATCCCTTAAAGCCAATGTGGAAGACGCCACGCACAACACCACACGCTTTGTTGTCATGGCCCGCACACCCCTTGTCCCAGCTGTTGAATCCGGCCCGGTTGTCACCGGCCTGATCTTCCAAGTCCGCAATGTGCCTTCGTCTCTTTACAAAGCGTTAGGAGGCTTCGCCACCAACAACGTCAACATGAGCCGACTGGAAAGCTACCAGATCAACGGGCAATTTATTTCAACGCGCTTCTTTGCCGAGATCGAGGGGCATCCAGCTAGCCCATCCATGATACGCGCTATGGAAGAGCTGGAGTTCTTCAGCACCGAAGTGCGCATTCTGGGTGTCTGGCCCGCTCACCCCTATCGCTTCAGGGCACGGAACAGGGATATGGTACCGGAGCAATAGGCAGCATCACCTAGGTTCTGCCACGCGGTTTGGTATGCTCAGCACCCACCATTGCGGGCCAGAACATCACCAGCCAGATACAGGGAGCCACAGATCAGGACGCGCCGTGGGGAATCACCTACTGTTGCTGCAAGGTCTGCCAAAGCTGACGGCACATCAGCGCAGGCAACGGCATCCTCTACCCCAAGACCGCGGGCTACCTGTGCCAAATATTCGGGAGAATGACCCGCCAAGCTTCCCTGCACTGGAACAGTCCGGATGCGAGAGGCAACACGGGCCAAGGGTGCCAAGAAACCATCTTCATCCTTGGTATCGATCATACCAACAACCAGATCCAGCGGCCTGTCCTGCCACTGTGCACAGATGTGATCCCCCAGATTCAACCCGGCATCCGGATTATGACCGCCATCAAGCCAAAGATCCCACCCCTTTGGCAAAAGACCTGATAGAGGTCCCTGCCCTAGGTTCTGCAAACGCGCAGGCCAGACGACACGTGGCAGACCACGCCCCCACGCATCAGATGGGACCATGCTAAGGTGCTCAATCACGGCCAGGGCAAGAGTAGTATTATGGACCTGATACCCCCCGGGCAGAACGGGGGCAGGAAGGGTATGTACCGATCCATCCAGCCCCGTATAAACCAGTGACTGGTCATGCAGCACACCGGAAAAATCCCTGTCCTGCAACAGGATCGGGGCCCCGATTGCGGACGCAGAAGACTCCAGAACCGAGAGCACATCTGCTTTCTGCTTCATACTGATACACGGCACCCCGGCACGCATAATACCGGCCTTTTCCGCAGCAATGGCCGCAACCGTATCCCCCAGATAGGCTTGATGATCGAGAGAGATAGAAGTCAGAACAGTCGCCGAGGGTTTCTCAACAACGTTGGTCGCATCAAGGCGACCACCCAGACCGGTTTCCAGCAAGACAATATCAGCCGGCACACGCGAAAAGGCCAGAAAAGCCGCCGCAGTTGTCACCTCGAAGAACGTAATGGGCTGCCCGGCATTACAAGCCTCGACCTCTTCAAGAAGAGCAGACAGGGCACGATCTGTAATCCGTAAACCAGACAGAACAATGCGTTCATTGAAGCGAACTAGGTGCGGAGAGGTATAGGCATGCACACGCAAACCACCTGCCTCTAGCAAAGCCCTCATCGTTGCTAATGTCGAGCCTTTACCATTGGTCCCGGCAACATGGACAACCGGCGGCAGAGCATTCTGAGGATTCCCGAGACGCTCCAACAGCGACCACATACGGTCAAGGGAAAGGTCAATGGCCTTGGGGTGGAGCGCCATAAGGCGCTCCAGAACACGGTCCGGGCCTACAGCAGGAGGAGAGACCAACATCAACCGTCCCTTTACCCCTGCCCGTTACTCAGCCGGAAAGCGTGAACGCAGCGGCACCACCTGTCCAGCCGGCCCCCGGTGACGCAGAAGATTCAGGATATTACCCAAAACCCCGGGCAGCTCCTGCCGAGTGGCAACGATGTCAACCATACCATGCTCGCGCAGATACTCTGCCTTCTGGAATCCTTCGGGCAGCTTCTGGCGAATCGTGCTCTCAATCACCCGGGCACCGGCAAACCCGATAACGGCACCGGCTTCAGCCACGTGAATATCCCCCAGCATGGCAAAGCTTGCCGTTACCCCGCCCGTGGTTGGGTCCGTCAGAAGCACAATGTAGGGCAGCCCCTTCTCCTTGACCTTGTCTACAGCCACCGTGGTACGAGCCATCTGCATCAGGGACAGCGCCCCTTCCTGCATACGAGCCCCGCCGGATGCCGGCACAACAACCAAGGGCGCATCCTGTACAACAGCCAGTTCAGCCGCAGTAACAATGCCCTCACCAACAGCCATACCCATGGATCCGCCCATGAAGGCAAAGTCAAAGGCAGCGACAACGGTTTCAACACCGCCAATCGTACCGGTTGCCACAATAATCGCATCATGCTCCCCGGTCTTGGACCGGGCATCGCGAAGCCGGGACGAATAGCTCTTCAAATCCTTGAAGCGCAGGGGATCTTCCGCCACTCTGGGCAGTTCAACCCGCTTGTACTTTCCATCATCAAACAGCAGCTCCAGCCGCTTCTTGACGGCAATCCGCATATGATGGCCGCAGTGCGTACAAACATGGAGGTTCTTCTCCAGCTCGCGATGGAATACCATCTGCTCACACGAAGGACACTTGACCCATAAATTGTCCGGCACATCCTTGGGACGAACCAGTTGCTGGATTTTGGGGCGGACGAAGTTGGTCAGCCAGTTCATTATCGGGAAATCCCGTGTTGCCTCGACTATAAAATAACCCACCTGTTCGGGGGCAGGACAGAGCGTATACCCTATTTCCCCGCCAAGCGCACCCCCTCTGCCAAAGAAGCCACAAACCCAAGCGCTGCAGGCACCTGCCCCAATCCTTTGCCCTTGTCGGCAATCACCTCAACAAGGGCAGAGCCAACGACAACGGCATCGGCAAATCGGGCAAAGGCGGCCGCCTGATCCGGCGTACGAATTCCGAAACCCGTTGCCACAGGTAAATCCGTCATCTGCCGCAAACGATCGACAGAAGACTGGACTTCATTGACATCAGCAAGGACGGTCCCGGTTACTCCCGTGACAGAGACGTAATAAAGGAAACCACCCGCACGGTCCAGTATGACCGACAAACGGCGACTGTCTGTCGTAGGGGCCGCCAAGCAAATCATATGCAGACCGTTATGGGCGAGGTCCACAACAAAGGTTTCGGCTTCCTCGGGCGGAAGATCTACAAGAATCACACCATCAGCACCAGCCTCTGCCGCATCCGCAGCAAAACGGGCTGGCCCGTAAGAATAAACAGGATTGTAATACCCCATCAGAACAACCGGCGTCTTGCGGTCCTGCCGACGGAATTGCCTCAAAAGCTCCAGCGTACCCGGCAAGGTCATGCCTGCCTTTAAAGCACGACCGGCTGCTGCCTGAATGGTAGGACCATCAGCCATGGGGTCCGAGAAGGGCATTCCCAGTTCGATGATATCAGCCCCGGCTGCCGGTAAA comes from Haematospirillum jordaniae and encodes:
- the trpA gene encoding tryptophan synthase subunit alpha produces the protein MHTHTPTLVVNRLDDCFAGLRQAGRAALVTYIMAGDPDPALSLEVMAGLPAAGADIIELGMPFSDPMADGPTIQAAAGRALKAGMTLPGTLELLRQFRRQDRKTPVVLMGYYNPVYSYGPARFAADAAEAGADGVILVDLPPEEAETFVVDLAHNGLHMICLAAPTTDSRRLSVILDRAGGFLYYVSVTGVTGTVLADVNEVQSSVDRLRQMTDLPVATGFGIRTPDQAAAFARFADAVVVGSALVEVIADKGKGLGQVPAALGFVASLAEGVRLAGK